Proteins encoded by one window of Bacteroidales bacterium:
- a CDS encoding T9SS type A sorting domain-containing protein codes for LYPNPVSDMLFCDDINVIGAEYEIFSSTGQKLLQGIYKNGIDLRNMLSGFYIIKFYTKQGIINSKFLK; via the coding sequence TTGTATCCAAATCCTGTGTCAGATATGCTATTTTGTGATGATATAAATGTTATTGGTGCTGAGTATGAGATTTTTTCAAGTACAGGACAAAAACTTTTACAAGGAATATATAAAAACGGCATAGACCTTAGAAATATGCTATCAGGATTTTACATTATAAAGTTTTATACGAAGCAAGGAATAATAAATTCTAAGTTTTTAAAATAA